One stretch of Paramormyrops kingsleyae isolate MSU_618 chromosome 4, PKINGS_0.4, whole genome shotgun sequence DNA includes these proteins:
- the c4h5orf22 gene encoding UPF0489 protein C5orf22 homolog isoform X2, translated as MSVQAPKRVYPRLPVWIVEDHHDVVQHIYRAIGSKHVPADKIKLVHLDSHPDLLIPVSMPADTVFDKEALFSELNIENWIMPMVYAGHVSHVMWLHPYWAQQILEGEHSMFVGRDSSTTTIRVTSKDNYFLSDGLYVPLDQLEQAKQLHLRVIRVDPVQGGSSEVREPVGCGAKKSKSASSDTDGVEQRSEAQAGVSQTPDTGSCRSQDGSSASGSSSSSMNGEKVPCCSPTAMNTQAGSTAYVLDRLLPVIEKTDSYILDIDLDFFSCKNPFKEMYTEEEYELLKELYSFQKPHEDADEEEITDCVERRVRQLETLEAAFADFIEDDGEEAVARWAASPGMKGIAGLVRSLRARTGTPDYEMVHQAGLTCDHSELPHHVSDLQEVRRLVGAVRLLLQGIPKPTLVTMSRVRLRIGSEARSCILESTWCS; from the exons atgagtGTGCAGGCACCGAAAAGAGTATACCCGCGTCTGCCCGTCTGGATAGTCGAAGATCACCACGAT GTGGTGCAGCATATATATAGGGCGATTGGTTCGAAGCATGTCCCGGCAGATAAGATAAAACTGGTCCATTTGGATTCGCACCCGGACCTGTTGATTCCTGTAAGCATGCCCGCTGACACCGTTTTCGATAAGGAAGCGCTCTTCAG CGAGCTTAACATTGAGAATTGGATCATGCCCATGGTTTATGCTGGTCACGTGTCTCATGTCATGTGGCTCCATCCGTACTGGGCTCAGCAGATACTGGAAGGAGAGCACAGCATGTTTGTAGGGAGAGACTCCTCAACGACCACGATCAG GGTTACGAGTAAGGATAATTATTTCTTAAGTGATGGGCTTTACGTCCCTCTGGATCAGCTGGAACAAGCGAAGCAGCTACATCTAAGGGTTATCAGGGTCGACCCAGTCCAGGGTGGAAGCAGCGAAGTCCGGGAACCTGTGGGATGCGGTGCTAAGAAATCAAAAAGTGCATCTTCTGACACAGATGGTGTAGAGCAAAGATCAGAGGCACAGGCCGGTGTTAGCCAGACCCCTGACACTGGCAGCTGTCGGTCACAAGATGGCAGCAGCGCGTCAggcagtagcagcagcagcatgaaTGGCGAGAAGGTGCCGTGCTGCTCTCCTACAGCTATGAACACCCAAGCGGGCTCTACGGCTTATGTGCTCGACCGTCTCCTGCCGGTCATCGAGAAGACAGACTCCTACATCCTCGATATTGACCTGGATTTCTTTTCCTGCAAGAACCCCTTCAAGGAGATGTACACAGAG GAGGAGTATGAGCTTCTGAAGGAGCTCTACAGCTTTCAGAAGCCCCACGAAGACGCTGATGAG GAGGAGATCACGGACTGCGTGGAGAGGCGCGTCCGCCAGCTGGAGACCCTGGAAGCCGCCTTCGCCGATTTCATCGAGGACGACGGCGAGGAAGCCGTGGCGCGCTGGGCAGCGAGCCCAGG gatgaaagGCATCGCCGGGCTGGTGCGGAGTCTGCGAGCGCGGACGGGGACCCCCGATTACGAAATG GTCCACCAAGCCGGGCTGACGTGCGACCACTCAGAGCTTCCTCACCACGTCAGCGACCTGCAGGAGGTGCGTCGGCTCGTGGGGGCTGTTCGCCTCCTTCTCCAGGGGATCCCCAAGCCCACACTGGTCACCATGTCCAG aGTCAGACTGAGAATAGGCAGTGAAGCGCGATCCTGCATTCTGGAGAGTACCTGGTGTTCCTGA
- the c4h5orf22 gene encoding UPF0489 protein C5orf22 homolog isoform X1 yields the protein MSVQAPKRVYPRLPVWIVEDHHDVVQHIYRAIGSKHVPADKIKLVHLDSHPDLLIPVSMPADTVFDKEALFSELNIENWIMPMVYAGHVSHVMWLHPYWAQQILEGEHSMFVGRDSSTTTIRVTSKDNYFLSDGLYVPLDQLEQAKQLHLRVIRVDPVQGGSSEVREPVGCGAKKSKSASSDTDGVEQRSEAQAGVSQTPDTGSCRSQDGSSASGSSSSSMNGEKVPCCSPTAMNTQAGSTAYVLDRLLPVIEKTDSYILDIDLDFFSCKNPFKEMYTEEEYELLKELYSFQKPHEDADEEEITDCVERRVRQLETLEAAFADFIEDDGEEAVARWAASPGMKGIAGLVRSLRARTGTPDYEMVHQAGLTCDHSELPHHVSDLQEVRRLVGAVRLLLQGIPKPTLVTMSRSSLDEYCPIVQVDSIQQGVLEALEELYGPLDVHREYEEADAGAPGAAEAEQHPLAE from the exons atgagtGTGCAGGCACCGAAAAGAGTATACCCGCGTCTGCCCGTCTGGATAGTCGAAGATCACCACGAT GTGGTGCAGCATATATATAGGGCGATTGGTTCGAAGCATGTCCCGGCAGATAAGATAAAACTGGTCCATTTGGATTCGCACCCGGACCTGTTGATTCCTGTAAGCATGCCCGCTGACACCGTTTTCGATAAGGAAGCGCTCTTCAG CGAGCTTAACATTGAGAATTGGATCATGCCCATGGTTTATGCTGGTCACGTGTCTCATGTCATGTGGCTCCATCCGTACTGGGCTCAGCAGATACTGGAAGGAGAGCACAGCATGTTTGTAGGGAGAGACTCCTCAACGACCACGATCAG GGTTACGAGTAAGGATAATTATTTCTTAAGTGATGGGCTTTACGTCCCTCTGGATCAGCTGGAACAAGCGAAGCAGCTACATCTAAGGGTTATCAGGGTCGACCCAGTCCAGGGTGGAAGCAGCGAAGTCCGGGAACCTGTGGGATGCGGTGCTAAGAAATCAAAAAGTGCATCTTCTGACACAGATGGTGTAGAGCAAAGATCAGAGGCACAGGCCGGTGTTAGCCAGACCCCTGACACTGGCAGCTGTCGGTCACAAGATGGCAGCAGCGCGTCAggcagtagcagcagcagcatgaaTGGCGAGAAGGTGCCGTGCTGCTCTCCTACAGCTATGAACACCCAAGCGGGCTCTACGGCTTATGTGCTCGACCGTCTCCTGCCGGTCATCGAGAAGACAGACTCCTACATCCTCGATATTGACCTGGATTTCTTTTCCTGCAAGAACCCCTTCAAGGAGATGTACACAGAG GAGGAGTATGAGCTTCTGAAGGAGCTCTACAGCTTTCAGAAGCCCCACGAAGACGCTGATGAG GAGGAGATCACGGACTGCGTGGAGAGGCGCGTCCGCCAGCTGGAGACCCTGGAAGCCGCCTTCGCCGATTTCATCGAGGACGACGGCGAGGAAGCCGTGGCGCGCTGGGCAGCGAGCCCAGG gatgaaagGCATCGCCGGGCTGGTGCGGAGTCTGCGAGCGCGGACGGGGACCCCCGATTACGAAATG GTCCACCAAGCCGGGCTGACGTGCGACCACTCAGAGCTTCCTCACCACGTCAGCGACCTGCAGGAGGTGCGTCGGCTCGTGGGGGCTGTTCGCCTCCTTCTCCAGGGGATCCCCAAGCCCACACTGGTCACCATGTCCAG ATCCAGCCTGGACGAGTACTGCCCGATCGTGCAGGTGGACTCCATCCAGCAGGGGGTGTTGGAGGCCCTGGAGGAGCTGTATGGCCCGCTGGACGTCCACAGGGAGTATGAGGAGGCGGATGCGGGGGCTCCTGGAGCAGCAGAGGCAGAACAGCACCCCCTAGCTGAGTGA